Proteins found in one Quercus robur chromosome 2, dhQueRobu3.1, whole genome shotgun sequence genomic segment:
- the LOC126712359 gene encoding uncharacterized protein LOC126712359, translated as MEGRKRKGYAWAFLAGLTAALAAISAKLFTSQFVKFGLVIFFNVTMWGCYVNSLKVLSSLQATVTNFATNFLSSGLAGFFLFEEALSFKWFSGALLIVIGVLVLSRSSVERKESTD; from the exons ATGGAAGGTAGGAAGAGGAAAGGATACGCATGGGCGTTTTTAGCTGGGCTTACCGCTGCTCTTGCTGCCATTTCCGCTAAGCTATTCACCTCTCAG TTTGTTAAATTTGGTCTTGTCATATTTTTCAATGTGACAATGTGGGGATGCTATGTGAACAGCCTCAAAGTTCTCTCATCTCTGCAGGCTACAGTGACAAACTTTGCTACAAACTTCCTCTCTTCAGGTCTagctgggttttttttgtttgaagaaGCGTTATCGTTTAAG TGGTTTTCAGGTGCCCTTCTCATTGTAATTGGTGTACTTGTACTTAGTCGTTCAAGTGTTGAGAGGAAGGAAAGCACAGATTAG